A part of Puntigrus tetrazona isolate hp1 chromosome 21, ASM1883169v1, whole genome shotgun sequence genomic DNA contains:
- the LOC122326103 gene encoding lysophosphatidic acid receptor 6-like produces MTENNSNTNCTKDDFKYVLYSSVFSIVFILGLLFNMVAMYIFLCKLKICNETTTYMLNLVVSDTCFVFSLPFRTFYFINRQWPFGNALCKISVALFYTNMYGSILFLTCISVDRFLAIVHPFASRTLRTKRNARIACCVIWVVLLSGGLTASLVMDTTSYTNNKTYCFENYSNSQWKSKVSKVVVFIETVGFLIPLMINFTCSMKVLQTLRHPETISRGGQLNKAKILRMIVVHLLIFCFCFIPFNVNLVFYTLVRSQVITNCTAESVVRTIYPIAFCIAVTNCCFDPVIYYFTSETIQNSIKRKSYAVRKSTLNNTIDDSVETNDSMNKIKSLKVKLLIEESTI; encoded by the coding sequence ATGACAGAGAACAATTCAAACACAAACTGTACCAAAGATGACTTTAAATATGTGTTATACAGCTCCGTGTTCAGTATTGTCTTTATTCTTGGGCTGCTCTTCAACATGGTGGCCATGTATATCTTTCTTTGCAAACTGAAAATATGCAACGAGACCACAACATACATGCTGAACCTTGTGGTCTCAGACACCTGCTTCGTTTTCAGCTTGCCTTTCAGGACATTCTACTTTATTAACCGACAGTGGCCTTTTGGTAATGCTCTCTGCAAAATCTCAGTGGCCTTGTTTTACACCAACATGTACGGCAGCATCCTCTTCCTCACATGCATCAGCGTGGACCGCTTCTTGGCGATCGTTCATCCCTTCGCGTCAAGAACGCTGAGGACCAAGCGCAATGCTAGAATCGCCTGCTGTGTGATCTGGGTGGTTCTGCTGTCGGGAGGCCTAACTGCAAGTTTAGTAATGGACACCACTTCATATACGAACAACAAAACGTACTGTTTCGAAAACTACTCAAATTCCCAGTGGAAGTCCAAGGTATCAAAAGTTGTGGTGTTTATTGAAACTGTGGGCTTCCTGATTCCGTTGATGATCAACTTTACCTGCTCCATGAAGGTCCTACAGACCTTACGACACCCAGAGACCATCAGTCGTGGTGGGCAGCTGAACAAGGCTAAGATATTACGTATGATTGTGGTGCACTtgctcattttctgtttttgcttcattCCGTTCAATGTCAATCTGGTGTTCTACACGCTGGTTCGCAGTCAGGTTATTACAAACTGCACTGCGGAGTCAGTGGTCAGGACAATTTATCCAATTGCATTTTGCATCGCTGTAACCAACTGTTGCTTTGACCCAGTGATCTATTACTTCACCTCTGAGACAATTCAGAACTCTATTAAACGGAAGTCTTACGCTGTCCGCAAAAGCACGTTAAACAACACAATTGACGACAGTGTTGAGACGAATGATTcgatgaataaaatcaaatctctTAAAGTTAAACTCCTCATAGAAGAGTCTACAATATAA
- the LOC122326102 gene encoding LOW QUALITY PROTEIN: dihydrolipoyllysine-residue acetyltransferase component of pyruvate dehydrogenase complex, mitochondrial-like (The sequence of the model RefSeq protein was modified relative to this genomic sequence to represent the inferred CDS: inserted 2 bases in 2 codons) produces MLRLALRVRPCARLARPSVLSGPAAASPRSGPLSCHHLKRYHSSGPARARSLCHGRRMFNSILSNRSXVLRSQAASFSQSMRVYSLPPHQKVELPALSPTMQMGTIARWEKKEGDKINEGDLIAEVETDKATVGFEILEECYLAKILVPQGTRDVPIGAVICITVDNPDLIPAFKDLTLDKIASSAPVPAAAPPPPSAPAAAPASPQVPGSSYPPHMKILLPALSPTMTMGTVQRWEKKVGEKLGEGDLLAEIETDKATIGFEVQEEGYLAKILIAEGTRDVPLGTPLCIIVEKESDISTFADYVETGVAASPPPAPTPVATPSPAPAAPTPAPAAAPAAPAAPRKGRVFASPLAKKLAAEKGIDIAQVTGTGPDGRVTRKDIDSFVPPKLTPTPAAAPTPAAPXPSPAPAFAAVPTGTFTDIPISNIRKVIAQRLMQSKQTIPHYYLSIDVNMDQVLELRKELNAEVKAENVKLSVNDFIIKASALACLKVPEANSSWMDTVIRQNHVVDVSVAVSTPVGLITPIVFNAHIKGLASISKDVTTLATKAREGKLQPHEFQGGTFTISNLGMYGIKHFSAIINPPQACILAVGGSEKRLLPADNEKGFDVASMMSVTLSCDHRVVDGAVGAQWLAEFRKFLEKPFTMLL; encoded by the exons ATGTTGCGTTTAGCGCTGCGAGTGCGTCCCTGTGCCAGGCTCGCCCGGCCCAGTGTCCTGTCGGGCCCTGCTGCTGCTAGTCCACGATCCGGACCGCTATCATGCCATCATCTCAAGCGATACCACTCCAGCGGCCCGGCCCGGGCCCGGAGCTTGTGTCACGGTCGGCGTATGTTCAACAGCATCCTCAGTAACAGAT TGGTCTTGCGAAGCCAGGCGGCTAGTTTCAGTCAAAGCATGCGAGTGTACAGTCTGCCACCACACCAGAAG GTGGAACTACCTGCTTTATCCCCCACTATGCAGATGGGCACTATTGCGCGCTGGGAGAAGAAAGAAGGTGACAAAATCAATGAGGGAGATTTGATCGCTGAG GTTGAAACAGATAAGGCTACGGTTGGATTTGAAATTCTGGAGGAGTGCTACCTTGCCAAGATCTTGGTGCCTCAGGGTACAAGAGATGTACCCATTGGAGCCGTCATTTGTATTACAGTTGACAA TCCTGACCTCATCCCTGCATTTAAAGACCTTACATTGGATAAAATCGCTAGCTCCGCCCCTGTGCCTGCAGCTGCCCCTCCCCCTCCATCAGCGCCTGCGGCTGCTCCTGCTTCTCCACAGGTTCCTGGGAGCTCCTACCCACCTCACATGAAG ATTCTTCTCCCAGCTCTCTCCCCCACCATGACTATGGGCACTGTGCAGCGCTGGGAGAAGAAGGTGGGTGAGAAACTCGGTGAGGGAGACCTGCTGGCTGAAATCGAGACCGATAAGGCAACAATCG GTTTTGAGGTACAGGAGGAGGGTTACCTGGCTAAGATATTGATTGCTGAGGGCACCCGGGATGTTCCCCTCGGCACTCCTCTCTGCATCATTGTGGAAAAGGAATCCGACATTAGCACGTTTGCTGACTATGTAGAGACAGGGGTGGCTGCAAGCCCACCTCCCGCTCCCACACCG GTGGCCACCCCATCACCAGCTCCAGCAGCTCCCACCCCGGCACCCGCCGCTGCTCCAGCCGCCCCTGCTGCCCCTAGGAAGGGAAGGGTGTTCGCCAGTCCTCTAGCCAAGAAGCTGGCTGCAGAGAAGGGAATTGACATTGCCCAGGTCACAG GAACTGGACCAGACGGCAGAGTCACCAGGAAAGATATTGACAGTTTCGTTCCACCTAAGCTTACTCCA ACACCAGCTGCTGCTCCTACCCCTGCTGCTC ACCCCAGCCCTGCCCCTGCTTTTGCTGCTGTACCTACAGGAACCTTCACTGACATCCCCATCAGCAACATCCGCAAA GTGATTGCCCAGAGGTTGATGCAGTCGAAGCAGACTATTCCTCACTATTATTTGTCTATCGATGTGAACATGGACCAAGTTCTTGAACTCAGGAAAGAACTCAATGCT GAGGTGAAAGCAGAAAATGTCAAACTCTCGGTCAATGACTTCATCATCAAGGCCTCGGCTCTGGCCTGTTTAAAGGTGCCAGAGGCCAACTCCTCTTGGATGGACACAGTCATCAGACA AAATCATGTGGTGGATGTTAGTGTCGCAGTCAGTACACCCGTGGGTCTAATCACTCCCATTGTATTTAATGCCCATATTAAGGGCCTTGCGTCTATAAGCAAAGACGTAACCACGTTAGCTACTAAAGCACGAGAGGGAAAACTACAACCCCATGAATTCCAG GGTGGCACCTTCACTATATCCAATCTGGGCATGTATGGCATCAAGCATTTTTCAGCTATTATTAACCCTCCTCAAGCCTGCATTCTGGCTGTGGGTGGCTCAGAAAAGAGACTGCTGCCTGCAGACAACGAGAAAGG GTTTGATGTGGCGAGCATGATGTCTGTGACTCTGAGCTGTGATCACAGGGTGGTAGATGGCGCTGTTGGGGCACAGTGGCTGGCCGAGTTCCGCAAGTTCCTGGAGAAACCCTTCACCATGCTCCTGTGA